In the Phaeobacter piscinae genome, TGGCAGCGGTTCCTTGGGTTCATGGACAGCGTTTCGCCGCCATATAGCGACTTGGAGGCTGCGCGCCTAGGGGGCAGTGGTGGGCACGAGGGATGGCGTTACAAAAGCTTCACCGCGATGACACACAAGTTTTGATCTCGGCCCTTAGCTAGTCCCAGACAGAGACGGGAGCCTCAGGTGCTGCGAATTGACAAACTGACCAAGAGATTCGGCGATAAAATCGCGGTGGATACCGCCACGCTGGATATCGATAAGCCTTGCATGATCGGCATCATCGGCCGCTCCGGTGCTGGTAAATCCACGCTGTTGCGCATGATAAACCGGCTCGGTGATGCCAGCGAGGGGCGGATCCTTTTCGAAGGGCGAGACGTGACCCAATTGCGCGGCAAGGAGAAGCGCGCCTGGCAATCGGATTGCGCGATGATCTTTCAGCAGTTCAATCTGGTGCCGCGCATGGATGTCGTATCCAACGTGCTGCACGGTACGCTCAACCGACGCTCAACCTTGGCGACGCTGTTCAACCTCTATCCGATGGATGACATCCACCGTGCGATCGACATCCTTGATCGGCTGGGCATTGCGGAACACGCCGCCAAACGGGCAGAAGCACTCTCCGGCGGTCAGCAGCAACGCGTCGCTATTGCCCGCGCCCTGATGCAGGATCCGGCGATCATTCTCGCCGATGAACCGATTGCCTCACTGGATCCGATGAACGCACAGACCGTGATGGAGGCCCTGCGCCGTATCCATGAAGAGGATGGCCGGACTGTGATCGCGAATCTGCACACGTTGGACACGGCGCGCCGCTACTGTGACCGCGTTGTTGGCATGCGCGATGGGCGTATCGTCTTTGACGGGCTGCCAGAGCAACTGACCACGGGTGTTGCCCGCGAAATCTATGGCGCCGGTGATGATTTCTCCGAAGCCGCCACCTCCACCGAGATTGAGACCCTGAACCATACCAAGCCGCGCCGTCAGCCAGCTGTGGCTGTCTGATCGCATTTCCAAACCCGGCCGTTTCTGTGCCGGGATGACCAACCAGAGAGATTGAATATGAAAAACCTGTTTGCTGCCATTCTGGCGACCACAGCCCTGACCGCACCCGTTCTGGCAGATACCTCGGAGATTCAGGAATTCCGCATCGGTATTCTCGGTGGCGAGAATGCTCAGGATCGTTTGAACAACAACGAGTGTCTGCGCCAGAAAACCGAAGATTTGCTGGGTGTTGAAACCAAGCTCTTTGCCCCGGCGGATTACAACGGTGTGATTCAGGGCCTGTTGGGCGGCACCATCGATATGGCGTGGTTGGGCGCATCGGGTTACGCCAAGACCTACCTGAGCGATCCGGCGGCTGTTGAGCCCATCCTCGTGAAGGTCAATAACGATGGTGGCTACGGCTACTACTCCGTTGGTTTTGCCCGCAAGGACAGCGGCATCACTTCGCTGGACGACATGCAGGGCAAGACCTTTGGTTTTGGTGACCCGAACTCCACCTCCGGGTTCCTGATCCCCTCAATCGAGATCCCTGAAGCAACCGGGGCGACGATGACGTCGGGCGACTATTTCGGTGAAGTGAAATTCACCGGCGGCCATGAACAGACCATCGTCGCGGTCGCGAATGGCGATGTGGATGCGGGCGTCAGCTGGGCCGACGGCCTGGGGGAGTGGGAAGATGGCTTCAACTCAGGCGCGCTGCGTCGGGCTGTTGATGCGGGCCTCGTTGACATGAATGATTTGGTGCAGATCTGGCAGTCGAAGCCGATCCCCGAAGGTCCGGTGGTTCTGCGTACAGAATTGCCCGAGGACGTAAAACTGAAGATGACCGGCCTGATGGCATCCCTGAAATCAATGGATGCGGAGTGTTTTTACGGTGTCGCAGCAGGTGAGGCCAAAGGTTTCATGCCGATCACCCACGATGCCTATGAGGTGATCATCGAAGCGCGGAAATTGAAGTCCAACTAATTTCAGTACCAAAGCGTGCGGGGGCGGAGCGTGAGCGTCGCCTCCGCCATTTTGACGGCCAATTGCCAAGAGCCCGCACAGGTCAGCGAAGATGCTCATCCGATAGCATCACTGTCCCGCCGGCTGTTGACACAGTTGCTGCCACACAGGATCCCAGTCATGACACATGCAACAGTCTCGGCCCGGCCAGTGGCTGATATACAGGCCGATTATCAGGCACTAATCCAGCGAAAACGCTTGTATGGCGGGGTCATTCTGGCGGTATTTGTCGCCATGATGGCAGCCGGTTTCCGGATTGCAGATGATCGCAATGCCGGCTCATTCTGGAATGGCATTACCCATGTTTTCGACTAC is a window encoding:
- the phnC gene encoding phosphonate ABC transporter ATP-binding protein, which produces MLRIDKLTKRFGDKIAVDTATLDIDKPCMIGIIGRSGAGKSTLLRMINRLGDASEGRILFEGRDVTQLRGKEKRAWQSDCAMIFQQFNLVPRMDVVSNVLHGTLNRRSTLATLFNLYPMDDIHRAIDILDRLGIAEHAAKRAEALSGGQQQRVAIARALMQDPAIILADEPIASLDPMNAQTVMEALRRIHEEDGRTVIANLHTLDTARRYCDRVVGMRDGRIVFDGLPEQLTTGVAREIYGAGDDFSEAATSTEIETLNHTKPRRQPAVAV
- the phnD gene encoding phosphonate ABC transporter substrate-binding protein is translated as MKNLFAAILATTALTAPVLADTSEIQEFRIGILGGENAQDRLNNNECLRQKTEDLLGVETKLFAPADYNGVIQGLLGGTIDMAWLGASGYAKTYLSDPAAVEPILVKVNNDGGYGYYSVGFARKDSGITSLDDMQGKTFGFGDPNSTSGFLIPSIEIPEATGATMTSGDYFGEVKFTGGHEQTIVAVANGDVDAGVSWADGLGEWEDGFNSGALRRAVDAGLVDMNDLVQIWQSKPIPEGPVVLRTELPEDVKLKMTGLMASLKSMDAECFYGVAAGEAKGFMPITHDAYEVIIEARKLKSN